The Fimbriimonas ginsengisoli Gsoil 348 genome window below encodes:
- a CDS encoding nucleoside hydrolase: MSGYGVDRIPILLDTDPGSDIDDALALAYLLREPRCELIGVTTVTGDVAKRAAIVEIICGAFGREDVPIHCGASDTLAGGPGQPRVPQYDAIAHLPHRMDRPQNTAVDYLRETIRSRPGEITLLSIGPFTNLAILFALDPEIPKLLKGLISMGGCFDRPGCEWNALCDPYATVATIMRSARQTWVGLDVTMQCQMAPEEVRAKFAKPPLDVLLLMAERWFQDANKITFHDPLAAAVIFHPELCRYSDGLVVARMTEDGLRTEFTPGMGGHRIATEVDVAPFFEEYFGVF, translated from the coding sequence CTTCTCGACACCGACCCCGGCAGCGACATCGACGACGCTCTCGCCTTGGCTTACCTACTACGTGAGCCCCGGTGCGAGCTGATCGGGGTCACCACGGTAACCGGCGACGTCGCCAAGCGGGCCGCCATCGTCGAGATCATTTGTGGCGCCTTCGGCCGGGAGGATGTGCCGATCCACTGCGGCGCATCCGACACCCTCGCCGGGGGACCTGGCCAGCCAAGGGTTCCGCAGTACGACGCCATCGCCCACTTGCCGCACCGGATGGACCGCCCCCAGAACACGGCGGTCGACTATTTACGCGAAACGATCCGCTCCAGGCCGGGCGAAATCACTCTCTTGTCGATCGGCCCATTTACCAATCTCGCAATCCTGTTCGCACTCGATCCCGAGATTCCAAAGCTGCTCAAAGGGCTGATTTCGATGGGCGGCTGCTTCGACCGCCCGGGCTGCGAATGGAACGCGCTGTGCGATCCGTATGCGACGGTGGCAACGATCATGCGGTCGGCTCGGCAGACGTGGGTCGGATTGGACGTAACGATGCAGTGCCAGATGGCCCCCGAAGAAGTCCGGGCGAAGTTTGCGAAGCCGCCGCTGGATGTGCTGCTCCTGATGGCAGAGCGGTGGTTTCAGGATGCGAACAAGATCACTTTCCACGATCCCCTGGCGGCCGCGGTGATCTTTCATCCCGAGCTTTGTCGATATTCCGACGGATTGGTGGTGGCGCGGATGACGGAGGACGGACTGAGGACCGAGTTCACGCCCGGCATGGGCGGCCATCGGATCGCGACGGAGGTGGACGTGGCGCCGTTCTTTGAGGAGTATTTCGGCGTGTTCTAA